A single genomic interval of Juglans regia cultivar Chandler chromosome 1, Walnut 2.0, whole genome shotgun sequence harbors:
- the LOC108991006 gene encoding protein PHOX1-like, producing MGKQSGKKKKQLGETSSDTSPKQNKIGESSSKGYDKDTAIFISMSQELKEEGNKLFQKRDHEGAMLKYEKALKLLPRNHIDVSYLRSNMAACYMQMGLGEYPRAIHECNLALEVTPRYSKALLKRARCYEALNRLDLALRDVTTVSNLEPNNLMAFEIAERVKQALEKRGLKVNDTVIELPPDYVEPSFALPEPKVAKAKMRKKKSNKVEEKKAKVVSEKKVAEEKVEEKKAEVKVVVEEKIRSVKEEVPTKTVKLVFGEDIRWAQLPVNCSLLQLREVVHDRFPSLRAVLIKYRDQEGDLITITSNEELQWAETSAESQGFFRLYLVEVNPEQDPFFERLHEEVQKPSITHSNIAENGDAVKSKELKVSSCIEDWIIQFAQLFKNHVGFESDTYLDLHVVGLKLYSEAMEEAVTSEEAQHLFDMAGARFQEMAALALFNWGNVHMSRARKRVVHVTEDASKEHILAQIKAAYDWAQKEYIKAGKRYEEALKIKPDFYEGFLALGQQQFELAKLHWYYAISCNVDLETCPSTEILQLYNNAEDNMEKGIQIWEELEERRQSELSEPKGAKTQFQKMGLDGLLKDISPQEAVEQAANIRSQINVLWGTMLYERSIVEFKLGLPVWHECLEVAMEKFELAGASPTDVAVMVKNHCSNDNALEGLGFKIDEIVQAWNEMYEAKQWQNEIPSFRLEPLFRRRVSKIYHALVHA from the exons GAGCAGTTCAAAAGGCTATGATAAGGATACAGCCATTTTTATTTCAATGTCTCAAGAATTGAAGGAGGAGGGGAACAAGTTGTTTCAGAAGAGGGACCATGAAGGAGCTAtgttgaaatatgaaaaagctCTCAAATTGCTTCCGAGAAATCATATAGACGTTTCCTATCTTCGTAGTAACATGGCTGCTTGCTATATGCAGATGGGACTGGGTGAATACCCTAGGGCAATCCACGAGTGCAACTTGGCACTTGAAGTCACGCCTAGGTACAGTAAGGCACTGTTGAAGAGGGCAAGGTGTTATGAGGCCTTGAACAGGCTGGATTTGGCTCTGAGAGATGTTACTACTGTGTCGAACTTAGAGCCAAATAATCTCATGGCATTTGAGATTGCAGAAAGGGTTAAGCAGGCACTTGAGAAGAGAGGATTAAAGGTAAATGATACCGTAATTGAGTTGCCTCCAGATTATGTGGAACCTTCATTTGCTTTGCCAGAGCCAAAAGTGGCGAAAGCAAAGATGCGGAAGAAGAAGAGCAACAAAGTAGAGGAGAAGAAGGCTAAGGTTGTGAGTGAAAAGAAGGTGGCTGAGGAAAAGGTTGAGGAGAAGAAGGCTGAAGTTAAGGTGGTTGTAGAGGAGAAAATTCGTAGTGTAAAGGAAGAAGTGCCTACGAAAACTGTGAAACTAGTGTTTGGGGAGGACATAAGGTGGGCTCAGTTGCCAGTTAATTGCAGCCTTCTGCAACTGAGGGAGGTTGTCCATGATCGGTTTCCGAGCTTGAGAGCAGTTCTTATCAAATACAGGGACCAAGAAGGTGATTTGATTACAATTACTAGTAATGAAGAACTGCAGTGGGCTGAAACATCAGCAGAATCACAGGGTTTTTTCAGGCTGTACTTAGTAGAAGTTAACCCTGAGCAAGACCCATTCTTTGAGAGACTGCATGAGGAGGTGCAGAAGCCTAGCATAACACATAGTAATATAGCTGAAAATGGTGACGCGGTGAAAAGCAAGGAATTAAAGGTGTCATCTTGCATTGAAGACTGGATAATCCAATTTGCTCAGCTGTTCAAGAACCATGTTGGATTTGAATCTGACACATACTTGGATCTTCACGTAGTTGGGCTGAAGCTCTATTCTGAGGCCATGGAGGAGGCAGTTACAAGTGAAGAAGCACAACACCTTTTCGACATGGCAGGAGCGAGGTTCCAAGAGATGGCGGCTTTAGCATTGTTCAACTGGGGAAATGTACACATGTCAAGGGCAAGGAAGAGGGTGGTGCATGTCACAGAAGATGCTTCAAAAGAACATATACTTGCACAGATCAAAGCTGCATACGATTGGgcacaaaaagaatatataaaagcaGGAAAGAGATATGAAGAAGCACTGAAAATCAAACCAGATTTCTATGAAGGCTTTCTAGCTCTTGGGCAGCAGCAGTTTGAGCTGGCAAAACTTCATTGGTATTATGCAATTAGCTGCAATGTTGATCTGGAAACATGCCCTTCTACAGAAATTCTACAGCTGTATAACAATGCTGAGGACAACATGGAGAAAGGTATACAGATCTGGGAAGAATTGGAAGAGCGACGCCAAAGTGAACTTTCAGAGCCTAAGGGTGCAAAAACTCAGTTCCAGAAAATGGGGTTGGATGGATTACTTAAAGATATATCACCACAGGAAGCTGTGGAGCAGGCTGCAAATATAAGGTCTCAGATAAATGTCTTATGGGGCACCATGCTCTACGAACGATCAATTGTGGAATTCAAATTAGGACTGCCAGTATGGCATGAGTGTTTGGAAGTTGCTATGGAGAAGTTTGAGCTTGCTGGAGCTTCTCCAACAGATGTAGCTGTCATGGTGAAGAACCACTGTTCAAATGATAATGCACTAGAAG GTCTAGGGTTCAAAATTGATGAGATAGTGCAGGCATGGAATGAGATGTACGAAGCTAAACAGTGGCAGAATGAAATTCCTTCATTTCGGCTGGAACCATTATTCCGACGGCGTGTTTCAAAAATTTATCATGCCTTGGTGCATGCATGA